The Streptomyces sp. Alt3 genome has a segment encoding these proteins:
- a CDS encoding TIGR03085 family metal-binding protein → MSTHAKRERLLLADLLEAAGPEARTLCNGWKTRDLAAHVVVRERRADAAGGILLGVLKNRLERVQAEFAAKPYEELIQLIRTGPPRMSPFGLKQLDEAANTVEFYIHAEDVRRAQPDWSQRDLDPVFADVLWSRTEKTARMMGRRSPVGLVLRRPDGQTAVAHKGAPVVTVTGEPGELLLFAAGRQDAARVELEGDKDALARLHTAELGL, encoded by the coding sequence ATGTCGACCCATGCGAAGCGTGAACGTCTTCTGCTCGCCGACCTGTTGGAAGCGGCGGGTCCCGAGGCCCGGACTCTGTGCAACGGCTGGAAGACCCGTGATCTGGCCGCCCACGTCGTGGTGCGTGAACGTCGTGCGGACGCCGCGGGAGGGATCCTGCTGGGTGTGCTGAAGAACCGGCTGGAGCGGGTGCAGGCGGAATTCGCCGCCAAACCGTACGAGGAGCTGATCCAGCTCATCCGTACGGGTCCCCCGAGGATGTCGCCCTTCGGTCTGAAGCAGCTGGACGAGGCGGCCAACACGGTCGAGTTCTACATCCACGCGGAGGACGTGCGGCGGGCGCAGCCCGACTGGTCGCAGCGGGACCTGGATCCGGTGTTCGCCGATGTGCTGTGGTCGCGCACGGAGAAGACGGCCCGGATGATGGGCCGCCGGTCGCCGGTGGGTCTGGTGCTGCGGCGCCCGGACGGCCAGACGGCGGTGGCCCACAAGGGGGCTCCGGTGGTGACGGTCACCGGGGAGCCCGGTGAGCTGCTGCTGTTCGCGGCGGGCCGGCAGGACGCGGCCCGGGTGGAGCTGGAGGGCGACAAGGACGCGCTGGCCCGGCTGCACACGGCCGAGCTGGGCCTGTGA
- a CDS encoding sodium/solute symporter — translation MSGAIDARSLAVVIFLGFVAVSLLLCGLAAADQDDPEHFYAGGASLGPVGAGLAIAGDYVSAATLLSTTGSVALAGFDGLLFALATVASLALVMRLFAERLRRKGVFTLGDFLADRLGDGDVRRALGVATLVVLAPLLLVQLTTAGRVMTSMFGLPDGALTGCTVASGALMVCYSAFGGMRGTGYIQILKVAVVLGAVTLLAGLVLARFDWSPFALFDAARAGSKAGGDYARPGLQFGHGPAGTLDLIGFQATLLLGAACMPHIMMRLHPIRDARTARRAGIWAVGPVALLCAGIVVVGLGAAALVGRDLLHAADPAGGTSLLMVTSALDPGAAGPRDSPLFALVACAAFATTLAAVAGITLAAASSLARDFTVTSGAQGEGKASFREIRRARLAVVGIGALAVLLSAYTHDRNPQVLLSLSFAAAASVLPPVLLYALFRPGFDARGVRWTVYGTLPLIGVLMILSPAFSGTPVALFPEWDFDVFPLQTPGLVTIPAGFLLGLLGSRRRPGPADPGERHRHRARWTPVRARSSA, via the coding sequence GTGAGCGGCGCGATCGACGCCCGGTCCCTGGCCGTGGTCATCTTCCTCGGCTTCGTCGCCGTGTCCCTGCTGCTGTGCGGACTCGCCGCCGCCGACCAGGACGACCCCGAGCACTTCTACGCGGGCGGCGCGTCCCTCGGCCCCGTCGGAGCCGGACTGGCCATCGCCGGGGACTACGTCTCCGCCGCCACACTGCTCTCCACCACCGGATCCGTCGCGCTCGCCGGGTTCGACGGCCTGCTGTTCGCCCTGGCGACGGTCGCCTCACTGGCCCTGGTGATGCGCCTGTTCGCCGAACGCCTGCGCCGCAAGGGCGTGTTCACCCTGGGCGACTTCCTCGCCGACCGGCTCGGCGACGGGGACGTGCGCCGCGCGCTCGGCGTGGCCACCCTCGTCGTGCTTGCCCCGCTGCTGCTCGTCCAGCTCACCACCGCCGGGCGCGTCATGACCTCCATGTTCGGACTTCCCGACGGCGCGCTCACCGGCTGCACCGTGGCCAGCGGCGCGCTGATGGTCTGTTACTCGGCGTTCGGCGGCATGCGCGGCACCGGCTACATCCAGATCCTCAAGGTGGCCGTCGTCCTGGGAGCGGTCACCCTGCTCGCCGGACTCGTCCTCGCACGCTTCGACTGGTCCCCGTTCGCGCTCTTCGACGCCGCCCGGGCCGGCAGCAAGGCGGGAGGCGACTACGCGCGCCCCGGGCTGCAGTTCGGCCACGGGCCCGCCGGCACGCTCGACCTCATCGGCTTCCAGGCCACCCTCCTGCTGGGCGCCGCCTGCATGCCGCACATCATGATGCGGCTCCATCCCATCCGCGACGCCCGGACCGCCCGCCGGGCCGGTATCTGGGCCGTGGGCCCCGTCGCCCTGCTGTGCGCCGGCATCGTCGTCGTCGGACTCGGCGCCGCCGCGCTGGTGGGCCGGGACCTGCTGCACGCCGCCGACCCGGCGGGCGGCACCTCCCTGCTGATGGTGACCAGCGCCCTCGACCCAGGTGCGGCGGGGCCGCGGGACAGCCCCCTGTTCGCACTCGTGGCGTGCGCCGCGTTCGCCACCACCCTGGCCGCGGTCGCCGGTATCACCCTGGCCGCGGCCTCGTCCCTGGCCCGCGACTTCACCGTGACGTCGGGAGCCCAGGGCGAGGGCAAGGCCTCCTTCAGGGAGATCAGGCGGGCCCGCCTGGCCGTCGTCGGGATCGGGGCGCTCGCCGTGCTGCTCTCGGCGTACACCCACGACCGCAACCCGCAGGTCCTGCTCTCCCTGTCGTTCGCGGCGGCGGCCTCGGTCCTGCCGCCCGTCCTGCTGTACGCCCTGTTCCGGCCGGGCTTCGACGCCCGCGGCGTGCGGTGGACCGTGTACGGGACGCTCCCGCTGATCGGCGTCCTGATGATCCTGTCACCGGCGTTCTCCGGCACCCCCGTCGCGCTCTTCCCGGAGTGGGACTTCGACGTCTTCCCGCTCCAGACCCCGGGCCTCGTCACGATCCCGGCGGGATTCCTCCTGGGGCTGCTGGGGTCGCGGCGGAGACCCGGACCCGCCGACCCCGGCGAGCGCCACCGCCACCGCGCCCGCTGGACGCCCGTCCGCGCACGGAGCAGCGCCTGA
- a CDS encoding TIGR02234 family membrane protein — protein sequence MGYVSAVSVPQPRAASAPDSAGSRRSLGAGLLLGAAGATVVLLASGQTWAEGKAAVGGGVLPLSADGQDVTGLPAALAVVGLAALVAVFAVRRSSRLIVAGLLALSGLGAGLSAFAGASDRAALDEQAAQTTGNTSATVQALSHTAWPYITAAGGLLILLAGLLALRYGSRWPAMSGRYERDGTPRPRKAARTAPDPDRPEELWKALDRGEDPTREA from the coding sequence GTGGGGTACGTGAGTGCTGTTTCCGTACCCCAGCCCCGTGCCGCTTCCGCGCCCGACAGCGCGGGAAGCCGCCGAAGCCTGGGCGCCGGCCTGCTCCTCGGCGCGGCCGGCGCCACCGTAGTCCTCCTCGCGTCGGGCCAGACCTGGGCCGAGGGCAAGGCAGCCGTCGGCGGCGGCGTCCTGCCCCTCAGCGCCGACGGCCAGGACGTCACCGGCCTCCCGGCGGCCCTTGCCGTCGTCGGCCTGGCCGCCCTCGTCGCCGTCTTCGCCGTCCGCAGGAGCAGCCGGCTGATCGTCGCGGGCCTGCTGGCCCTCAGCGGCCTCGGCGCCGGGCTCAGCGCCTTCGCCGGAGCCTCCGACCGGGCCGCCCTGGACGAGCAGGCCGCGCAGACCACGGGCAACACCTCGGCCACCGTCCAGGCCCTCAGCCACACCGCGTGGCCCTACATCACCGCGGCGGGAGGGCTCCTGATCCTGCTCGCCGGCCTGCTCGCCCTTCGCTACGGCAGCCGCTGGCCCGCCATGTCCGGGCGGTACGAACGCGACGGCACCCCCCGCCCCCGCAAGGCCGCCCGCACCGCCCCGGACCCCGACCGGCCCGAGGAACTGTGGAAGGCCCTCGACCGCGGCGAGGACCCGACGCGCGAGGCATGA
- a CDS encoding alpha/beta fold hydrolase, with translation MTDELRTHDGLTLRCWSWSRDPDGALPPVVLLHGFAAHARLNWEGPGVVEALVARGRRVYALDARGHGASDRPHDDTHYGESLMARDVRLLIDRIGSDEVHVAGYSMGAVVAVLAAAQDSRISRLVAGGIGAGAVEVGGLDTRVMPPELVSAALTAEDAADAPERTRAFRILADTAGGDRLALAAQIRAVHRDALPLDRITVPTLVLAGAGDPLATRPEVLASAIAGAELTVLPGDHLTAVRDPGFAEAIVSFLART, from the coding sequence ATGACTGATGAATTGCGTACACACGACGGTTTGACCCTGCGCTGCTGGTCCTGGTCCCGGGACCCGGACGGCGCCCTGCCGCCCGTGGTGCTGCTGCACGGTTTCGCCGCGCACGCTCGGCTGAACTGGGAGGGCCCGGGCGTCGTCGAGGCGCTCGTGGCGCGGGGGCGCCGGGTGTACGCCCTGGACGCGCGCGGCCACGGCGCGTCGGACCGGCCCCATGACGACACGCACTACGGCGAGTCGCTGATGGCCCGTGACGTGCGTCTGCTCATCGACCGGATCGGCTCGGACGAGGTGCACGTGGCCGGGTACTCCATGGGCGCCGTGGTGGCCGTGCTGGCCGCGGCGCAGGACAGCCGGATCAGCCGTCTGGTGGCCGGGGGGATCGGTGCGGGCGCGGTCGAGGTGGGGGGCCTGGACACCAGGGTGATGCCTCCCGAGCTGGTCTCGGCGGCGCTCACCGCCGAGGACGCGGCGGACGCACCCGAGCGGACCAGGGCCTTCCGGATCCTGGCCGACACGGCGGGCGGCGACCGGCTGGCGCTGGCCGCGCAGATACGGGCCGTGCACCGGGACGCGCTGCCGCTGGACCGGATCACGGTCCCGACGCTCGTTCTCGCCGGTGCGGGCGACCCCCTGGCGACCCGGCCCGAGGTGCTGGCCTCGGCGATCGCGGGGGCGGAGCTGACCGTGCTGCCGGGCGATCATCTGACGGCGGTGCGCGACCCCGGGTTCGCCGAGGCCATCGTCTCGTTCCTCGCCCGGACCTGA
- a CDS encoding HGxxPAAW family protein — protein sequence MAGSSHGHTPAAWTGVIISFIGFCIAGLFMVAANTLGFWAGVVVAILGGVVGLAMKMAGLGMPKESEEMAAARARASQAQITA from the coding sequence ATGGCGGGCAGCAGCCACGGACACACCCCGGCCGCCTGGACCGGTGTCATCATCTCCTTCATCGGCTTCTGCATCGCGGGCCTCTTCATGGTCGCGGCGAACACCCTCGGCTTCTGGGCCGGCGTCGTCGTCGCCATCCTCGGCGGGGTCGTCGGTCTCGCCATGAAGATGGCCGGGCTCGGCATGCCGAAGGAGTCCGAGGAGATGGCGGCCGCCAGGGCCCGAGCCTCCCAGGCCCAGATCACGGCCTGA
- a CDS encoding anthranilate synthase component I encodes MDLDTFRKLAVDRRVIPVSRRLLADGDTPVGLYRKLAAERPGTFLLESAENGRTWSRYSFVGVRSSATLTALDGEAHWLGTPPVGVPVDGDPLHALRATVETLHTPRDLVGDEGLPPFTGGMVGYLGYDVVRRLERITEHGGDDLKLPELTMLLTSDLAVLDHGTGTVLLIANAINHNDLDTGVDEAYADALARLDAMERDLSRPVENAPAALPPSELPPYTALWGGQAFMDAVEDVKERIRAGEAFQVVPSQRFETPCTASALDVYRVLRATNPSPYMYLFRFDGFDVVGSSPEALVKVEDGRAMVHPIAGTRHRGATPQEDQALADELLADPKERAEHLMLVDLGRNDLGRVCAPGSVEVADFMSVERYSHVMHIVSTVTGRVAEGRTAFDVLTACFPAGTLSGAPKPRALQIIEELEPSRRGLYGGCVGYLDFAGDSDTAIAIRTALLRDGTAYVQAGAGIVADSDPVAEDTECRNKAAAVLRAVHTANRLGAG; translated from the coding sequence ATGGACCTCGACACCTTTCGCAAGCTCGCCGTCGACCGTCGTGTCATCCCCGTCAGCCGCCGGCTCCTCGCGGACGGCGACACCCCGGTCGGGCTCTACCGCAAGCTCGCGGCCGAACGCCCCGGCACGTTCCTCCTCGAATCCGCGGAGAACGGCCGCACCTGGTCCCGCTACTCCTTCGTCGGGGTGCGCAGCTCCGCCACCCTGACGGCCCTCGACGGCGAGGCCCACTGGCTCGGCACCCCGCCCGTCGGCGTACCCGTCGACGGTGACCCGCTGCACGCACTGCGGGCCACCGTCGAGACCCTGCACACCCCCCGCGACCTGGTCGGCGACGAGGGCCTGCCGCCCTTCACCGGCGGGATGGTCGGCTACCTCGGCTACGACGTCGTACGCCGGCTGGAGCGGATCACCGAGCACGGCGGCGACGATCTGAAGCTCCCCGAGCTGACGATGCTGCTCACCTCGGACCTCGCCGTGCTCGACCACGGCACCGGCACGGTCCTGCTGATCGCCAACGCGATCAACCACAACGACCTGGACACCGGTGTCGACGAGGCGTACGCGGACGCGCTCGCCCGGCTCGACGCCATGGAACGCGACCTGTCCCGCCCGGTGGAGAACGCCCCCGCAGCCCTGCCGCCCTCCGAGCTCCCGCCCTACACGGCACTGTGGGGCGGCCAGGCCTTCATGGACGCCGTCGAGGACGTCAAGGAGCGCATCAGGGCCGGTGAGGCCTTCCAGGTCGTCCCCTCCCAGCGCTTCGAGACGCCCTGCACGGCCTCGGCGCTGGACGTCTACCGGGTGCTGCGCGCCACCAACCCGTCGCCCTACATGTACCTCTTCCGCTTCGACGGCTTCGACGTCGTCGGCTCCAGCCCCGAGGCGCTCGTCAAGGTCGAGGACGGCCGGGCGATGGTCCACCCGATCGCCGGGACCAGGCACCGCGGCGCCACACCGCAGGAGGACCAGGCGCTCGCCGACGAACTCCTCGCCGACCCGAAGGAACGCGCCGAGCACCTGATGCTCGTCGACCTCGGCCGCAACGACCTGGGGCGGGTCTGCGCCCCCGGCAGCGTCGAGGTCGCCGACTTCATGTCCGTGGAGCGGTACTCGCACGTGATGCACATCGTCTCCACCGTCACCGGACGCGTGGCCGAGGGCCGCACCGCGTTCGACGTGCTCACCGCGTGCTTCCCCGCGGGCACCCTCTCCGGCGCGCCGAAGCCCCGCGCCCTGCAGATCATCGAGGAGCTGGAACCCAGCCGCCGGGGCCTGTACGGCGGCTGCGTCGGCTACCTCGACTTCGCCGGGGACTCCGACACCGCCATCGCCATCCGGACGGCCCTGCTCCGCGACGGAACGGCGTACGTGCAGGCCGGTGCGGGCATCGTCGCCGACTCCGACCCCGTGGCCGAGGACACGGAGTGCCGCAACAAGGCCGCGGCGGTCCTGCGGGCCGTGCATACGGCGAACCGGCTCGGGGCCGGCTGA
- a CDS encoding helix-turn-helix transcriptional regulator: MTPTTTVHSPLRLYGRSGELAILETLLGRLRAGDGGALVVTAPPGLGRTALLRQAAAHYLGGHGGPVLYASAASTEQRLPYSGLHALLCSAPGPLPLVPDTILRSGMTPGALLGLLRALGAEQPLLVCVDDAHVWDPDSRAALGFAARRLGAGSRVAVVIGAADETAFAGLPALRLGPLDDDAATALLDRLTGGTADVDPVVRGELLREAAGNPRLLAGLAGRLTPGQLAGRTALPYPLPGGESVLDAHAAHLDGLSPDTHTLLLLAAAAEEHEPDGAGSDAALLLRAGARAGLTTSHLDRVLFAPAGSAGALQRAGSRVHFSHPLLRRAILHRAPPGRRRAVHELLAGLLGGPGPAPLPALVQRACAATGPDADLAEQLEEAAAAPRPHGERSAALARAAALSTDDTLRAARFTAAAEQARLAGDTGRARAMLARVGPHLAGGAAPYVRGMLALRDGPAADAREALLTAAELLAPHDPRRTLDALFGAAEAAWDMGDAIAYLDAMNRIPVAAADRPMAQYRAGMCAVLAGHPDRGHALLRCCLDSADRAEDAGELLRAGACALVLGEVDAACRAGARALAVVRTRGPEALLPHALEQLAYAELRSGQHARARAHALEGLHAARRTGQRNSATHLHAVLALAASVEGPAEACAAHADAALAGAGPHGLAQAAMLATWAVARADLAAGRPGEAAARLGPLVRPGPGTGHFATRMLAVPCYVEAMVLSGRAHEGAGELAVAVEEFALWTARTTDPQVPAQLARCRALLAPGEEAAARYEEALAHHDRAGGDFERARTRLLQGQLLRRLRRTREARGPLRDALVAFERCSARAWAARAGGELRAAGEAVDAPDRSAPGPLAGLTPQQQRIARCVAEGATNREVAVRLSVSPRTVDHHLRNVFAALGVRSRTELARLLDRVGGARLQDRDEKNRADL; this comes from the coding sequence GTGACCCCAACGACGACCGTGCACAGTCCGCTCCGGCTGTACGGCCGCAGCGGTGAACTGGCCATCCTGGAAACCCTGTTGGGACGGCTGCGGGCAGGTGACGGCGGAGCCCTCGTGGTGACCGCGCCGCCCGGCCTCGGCCGTACCGCCCTGCTGCGGCAGGCCGCCGCCCACTACCTCGGAGGACACGGCGGCCCCGTGCTGTACGCCTCCGCCGCCTCCACCGAACAGCGACTTCCCTACAGCGGGCTCCACGCCCTGCTCTGTTCCGCCCCCGGCCCGCTGCCCCTCGTACCCGACACGATCCTGCGCTCCGGGATGACCCCCGGCGCCCTGCTCGGGCTCCTGCGCGCCCTGGGGGCCGAACAGCCCCTGCTGGTCTGCGTGGACGACGCCCATGTCTGGGACCCCGACTCCCGGGCCGCACTCGGCTTCGCCGCCCGCAGACTCGGCGCGGGCAGCCGCGTCGCGGTGGTGATCGGCGCGGCCGACGAGACCGCCTTCGCCGGGCTGCCCGCCCTGCGCCTCGGCCCGCTGGACGACGACGCGGCGACCGCGCTCCTGGACCGGCTCACCGGCGGCACGGCCGACGTCGACCCCGTCGTACGCGGTGAACTCCTGCGCGAAGCGGCCGGGAACCCGCGCCTGCTGGCCGGACTGGCAGGGCGGCTCACCCCGGGCCAGCTGGCCGGACGGACCGCACTGCCGTACCCGCTGCCCGGAGGCGAGAGCGTCCTCGACGCCCACGCCGCGCATCTGGACGGGCTGTCCCCCGACACCCACACCCTGCTCCTGCTGGCCGCCGCCGCGGAGGAGCACGAACCGGACGGGGCGGGCTCCGACGCGGCCCTGCTGCTGCGGGCGGGAGCCCGCGCCGGACTCACCACATCGCACCTCGACCGGGTGCTCTTCGCACCGGCCGGCAGCGCCGGGGCGCTCCAGCGCGCGGGGAGCCGGGTCCACTTCAGCCACCCGCTGCTGCGCCGGGCGATCCTGCACCGGGCACCCCCCGGCCGCCGCCGCGCCGTGCACGAGCTGCTCGCCGGGCTGCTCGGCGGCCCCGGCCCCGCGCCGCTGCCCGCACTCGTCCAGAGGGCCTGCGCCGCCACCGGGCCGGACGCCGACCTCGCCGAGCAGCTGGAGGAGGCGGCCGCCGCCCCGCGCCCGCACGGCGAGCGCTCGGCCGCGCTGGCCCGGGCCGCCGCGCTCTCCACCGACGACACCCTGCGCGCCGCCCGGTTCACCGCCGCCGCCGAACAGGCAAGGCTGGCCGGCGACACCGGCCGGGCCCGCGCCATGCTGGCCCGCGTCGGCCCCCACCTCGCCGGAGGCGCCGCCCCCTACGTGCGCGGCATGCTCGCGCTCCGGGACGGACCGGCCGCCGACGCCCGCGAGGCGCTCCTGACCGCGGCGGAACTGCTGGCCCCGCACGACCCGCGCCGCACCCTGGACGCCCTGTTCGGCGCCGCGGAGGCGGCCTGGGACATGGGGGACGCCATCGCGTACCTGGACGCCATGAACCGCATCCCCGTCGCCGCGGCCGACCGGCCCATGGCCCAGTACCGCGCAGGCATGTGCGCCGTGCTCGCCGGGCACCCCGACCGGGGCCACGCCCTCCTGCGGTGCTGTCTCGACTCCGCCGACCGCGCCGAGGACGCGGGCGAGCTCCTGCGGGCCGGCGCCTGTGCCCTGGTCCTCGGGGAGGTCGACGCCGCCTGCCGGGCCGGGGCGCGCGCCCTGGCCGTCGTACGCACCCGGGGGCCGGAGGCCCTCCTGCCGCACGCCCTGGAGCAGCTCGCGTACGCCGAACTGCGCTCGGGCCAGCACGCCAGGGCCCGCGCCCACGCGCTGGAAGGACTGCACGCGGCCCGCCGTACCGGCCAGCGGAACTCCGCCACACATCTGCACGCGGTGCTCGCCCTCGCCGCCTCGGTGGAAGGGCCGGCCGAGGCGTGCGCGGCGCACGCGGACGCGGCGCTGGCCGGGGCGGGGCCGCACGGCCTGGCGCAGGCGGCCATGCTCGCCACCTGGGCGGTCGCCCGGGCCGACCTGGCGGCAGGCCGGCCCGGTGAGGCCGCGGCCCGGCTCGGCCCGCTGGTCAGGCCGGGGCCGGGGACGGGACACTTCGCCACCCGGATGCTCGCCGTGCCCTGCTACGTCGAGGCCATGGTGCTCTCCGGGCGCGCCCATGAGGGAGCCGGTGAACTCGCCGTCGCAGTAGAGGAGTTCGCCCTGTGGACCGCACGGACGACCGACCCCCAGGTCCCCGCCCAGCTGGCCCGCTGCCGCGCCCTGCTCGCGCCCGGCGAGGAGGCCGCCGCCCGGTACGAGGAGGCGCTCGCCCACCACGACCGTGCGGGCGGCGACTTCGAACGCGCCCGCACCCGGCTGCTCCAGGGGCAGCTGCTGCGCCGGCTGCGCCGTACCCGCGAGGCCCGCGGTCCGTTGCGTGACGCGCTGGTCGCCTTCGAACGCTGCTCCGCCCGGGCCTGGGCCGCGCGGGCCGGAGGGGAGCTGAGGGCCGCCGGTGAGGCGGTGGACGCGCCGGACAGGAGCGCCCCGGGCCCGCTGGCGGGACTGACCCCGCAGCAGCAGCGGATCGCCCGATGCGTCGCCGAGGGCGCCACCAACCGTGAGGTGGCGGTGCGGCTCTCGGTGAGCCCGCGCACCGTCGACCACCACCTCCGCAACGTCTTCGCCGCCCTCGGCGTCCGGTCCCGGACCGAGCTCGCACGGCTGCTGGACCGCGTGGGCGGGGCGAGGTTGCAGGACCGTGATGAGAAGAACCGCGCAGACCTCTAG
- a CDS encoding PucR family transcriptional regulator has protein sequence MPQVVRSRIRALHGPPSVTPLPHRARSLADREAVAVLHRAARVLLEALPELTDRLVEALREQEPAYRAAMEAEPTEIWQEVHHSLRHNVASLIQPREFREAAHRTSRWIGENRAEQGVPLDAVMHAFRMGGAMVWQDLVDDTARRHPEDTRLLVHVAADVWNFVDEHCAVVAEAYRQAERRLSWRRENQQRLMTAALLDGTARIADLPDAAAMLEVPVHGRYAVLAVAGARRAPHGTGRPPLSLAGGTPALWYTAGDVDLAILPLGTAPASADAEPPRDGDPEGPPGPGATVDSDGELASLAAGLTMPPGTRVGVSSVVDGLASVGDARRLAETALRACPASGGTVLLDEHLPTALVVSSPGLGTALADRVLGPLDRLDPADRDVLIETLTAWLDSDGSAQRAGAKLYCHRNTVLNRLRRFEQLTGRCLTRPSDAVEVSLALAARRLLAG, from the coding sequence ATGCCGCAGGTCGTACGTTCACGGATCAGGGCGCTGCACGGACCGCCCTCCGTCACCCCGTTGCCGCACCGCGCACGCTCGCTGGCCGACCGCGAGGCCGTCGCCGTGCTCCACCGGGCGGCCAGGGTGCTCCTGGAGGCGCTGCCGGAACTCACGGACCGGCTGGTCGAGGCGCTGCGCGAGCAGGAGCCCGCCTACCGCGCCGCGATGGAGGCCGAGCCCACCGAGATCTGGCAGGAGGTCCACCACTCGCTGCGGCACAACGTCGCCTCCCTGATCCAGCCCAGGGAATTCCGCGAGGCGGCCCACCGCACCTCCCGGTGGATCGGCGAGAACCGGGCCGAGCAGGGCGTGCCGCTCGACGCGGTCATGCACGCCTTCCGGATGGGCGGGGCCATGGTCTGGCAGGACCTCGTCGACGACACGGCCCGGCGCCACCCCGAGGACACCCGGCTGCTGGTCCATGTGGCCGCCGACGTCTGGAACTTCGTCGACGAACACTGCGCCGTGGTCGCGGAGGCGTACCGGCAGGCCGAACGGCGGCTCTCCTGGCGCCGCGAGAACCAGCAGCGCCTGATGACGGCGGCCCTGCTGGACGGAACCGCCCGGATCGCGGACCTGCCGGACGCCGCGGCGATGCTGGAGGTCCCGGTGCACGGGCGGTACGCGGTACTCGCGGTCGCCGGCGCCCGCCGCGCCCCGCACGGCACCGGGCGCCCGCCGCTGAGCCTGGCCGGAGGGACTCCCGCGCTCTGGTACACGGCGGGGGACGTGGACCTGGCGATCCTGCCCCTGGGGACGGCTCCGGCCTCGGCGGACGCGGAACCGCCTCGCGACGGCGACCCGGAAGGCCCCCCGGGCCCCGGCGCCACCGTGGACTCCGACGGCGAACTCGCCTCGCTCGCGGCCGGCCTGACGATGCCCCCGGGAACCCGCGTAGGGGTCAGCTCCGTCGTCGACGGACTCGCCTCCGTCGGTGACGCCCGGCGTCTCGCGGAGACGGCGCTGCGGGCCTGCCCCGCGTCCGGCGGCACCGTCCTGCTCGACGAGCACCTGCCCACCGCGCTCGTCGTGTCCTCGCCCGGTCTCGGAACCGCGCTCGCCGACCGGGTCCTCGGGCCGCTGGACCGGCTCGACCCCGCCGACCGTGACGTGCTCATAGAGACCCTGACCGCCTGGCTCGACTCGGACGGCTCGGCGCAGCGGGCGGGGGCGAAGCTCTACTGCCACCGCAACACCGTGCTGAACCGGCTGCGAAGGTTCGAGCAGCTGACGGGACGCTGCCTGACACGGCCGTCGGACGCGGTCGAGGTGTCCCTGGCCCTGGCGGCGCGACGCCTGCTGGCGGGCTGA
- the hisI gene encoding phosphoribosyl-AMP cyclohydrolase, which translates to MTSTPGPTPASNLDPAVAARIKRGPDGLFPAIAQQYDTGEVLMLGWMDDEALHRTLTTGRCTYWSRSRQEYWVKGDTSGHTQQVRSVALDCDADTVLVKVDQTGAACHTGARTCFDRDVLPLTAPR; encoded by the coding sequence ATGACCAGCACGCCCGGCCCCACGCCCGCCAGTAATCTCGACCCGGCCGTCGCCGCTCGCATCAAGCGCGGCCCCGACGGGCTGTTCCCGGCCATCGCCCAGCAGTACGACACGGGCGAGGTGCTCATGCTCGGCTGGATGGACGACGAGGCGCTGCACCGCACCCTCACCACGGGCCGCTGCACCTACTGGTCCCGCAGCCGCCAGGAGTACTGGGTCAAGGGCGACACCTCCGGGCACACCCAGCAGGTCAGGTCGGTCGCGCTGGACTGCGACGCCGACACCGTCCTGGTGAAGGTCGACCAGACGGGCGCCGCCTGCCACACCGGCGCCCGCACCTGCTTCGACAGGGACGTCCTTCCGCTCACCGCGCCCCGATAG